Genomic window (Spirosoma sp. KCTC 42546):
ATTATAAAAAGACATAACGTTAACGTACGCGCGATTGTTGACGTAGAGAATGGGTATGTTTACAGAATGAAATCCGTTCCCAAAACTATTCTAATTACCGGTGTCTCGACCGGTATCGGCTATGGTGCTGCAAAGCACTTTCTCCAGCGAGGCTATACCGTTTTTGGCAGCGTCCGGACACAAACGGATGCCGACCGGCTACAGGCCGAGTTTGGAGAAGCATTTACGCCCTTGCGATTTGATGTGACAGATGCCGATGCTGTAGCAAAAGCGGCCCATTACCTAACCGAACGACTGGCTGGGAGTGGTCTTGGCGGGTTGATCAACAACGCGGGCATTGCCATTGGCGGGCCATTGCAGGATCAGCCTATGGACGTGTTCCGAAAGCATTTCGACGTAAATGTAATTGGACTGGTTCAGGTTACGCAGGCCTTTTTGCCGTTGCTGGGGGCTCGTGAAAATCATCCTGTTCTGCCGGGGCGGATTCTAAATATCAGCTCGGTAAATGGACAGGTGGCTATTCCGTTTATGGGGGCGTATGTTGGATCGAAACATGCAGTAGAAGGACTATCACATAGCCTGCGTCGTGAACTAAGCTTATTGGGGATAAAGGTGGTTATCGTAGGGCCGGGCGCCGTTCAAACGCCGATCTGGGGGAAAGGAACGGACATGAGTCCATACGCCAATACACCTTATTACCCGGCTATGCAGCGGTTTCTGAAACAGGTCGCTGTATCGGAACGTAAAGGATTCTCCATCGATTACCTTGGCCAGCGTATTGTAGAAATTTATGAAACCGAAAAGCCCCGCATTCGCTATGCGCTGGTACCGGGTAAGTTGATGGGCTGGATTCTTCCCCGCCTGTTACCCGCGCGCGTGCTGGATTGGGTTCTGGAACGAATTTAGGAGTGCTAGCCGTGCCGGCGCATCCTCGGTCTGTGTCCTCACAGAACGCCTGTGGATAGCCTTCACTAAAAGCGTTCTGTGAGGACACAGACCGAGGATGCGCATTGATTTATCTTAAATACTAGTACATCACAATGCTATGCTGAAACCCGCTTTTCAAAAAGACGAAACGCTTCTGGCTGATATGGAAGCGGCCCGGAGCCAGCCTGGTGCCTTGCACAGTTGGTGGTTGGGTCAAAGTGGCTTTTTGCTTCAATACAACGGCAGGCAGCTATTATTTGATCCCTATCTCTCCGATTCCCTGAGTCGTAAATATGCGGATACGGATAAACCACACGTACGGCTGTCGGAGCTGGTAATCGATCCGGCCCGATTACCCAGGATCGATGTGGTTACATCGAGCCACAACCATACCGATCATTTGGATGCCGAAACACTATTGCCAATTAGATCAACCAACCCTGACATACAGTTTGTGATACCTGAGGCAAATCGAGCCTTCATTGCCGATCGACTGAAAATAAAACTGGATTGGCCCATTGGTTTGACTGATGGACAATCAGTAACGGTAGATGGCTTCGTGGTTCACGGGGTTCCTGCCGCACATAACGAGCTTGAACGTGACGCCGAGGGGCGTTGCAAATTCATGGGCTTTGTTGTAGAAGTGGGTCCTTACCGGGTGTACCATTCCGGGGATACGCTTTGGTACGATGGGATGGTGGATATCCTTCGGCCATTCAACGTAGATGTGGCCTTTCTGCCCATCAACGGCAACAAACCCGAACGGCGGGTAGCGGGGAATCTCAACCCCGACGAAGCCGCCAAACTTGGTCATGAAATTGGGGCCAAACTCGTCATTCCGCACCACTACGATCTGTTCGAATTCAACACTGCTGATCCAGCCGATTTCGTACACGCCTGCGAGCAATATGGCACGCCGTATCGGGTGATGCAGTTAGGTGAGCGAGTGAGTATAGGCCGGTAGAAGCAAGTTTCGGATCTCTTTGCTTTATAACAAAACCACTGCGATGAAAAACGCTTTATTCCTTTGCCTGCTAGCCGTTTCGCCATTGCTGGCCCAGCCCGACACCACCCAACAGGATGCTCTGAATTTCAAAATTCAGGTGGTCGATAACCAGATCAGTATTGGGTATGGTATGGCCATTGGCGATGTAGACGGCGACAAACAACCCGACATTCTACTGGCCGATCAGAAAGAAATTGTCTGGTATAAAAACCCTAACGCGAAAGATGGTCAGTGGAAACGGTACGTCATGGCGGCTAATCTAACGCCACAGGACAACGTGTGCATTGCCGCTCGCGATCTGGATGGCGATGGGCTTGTGGAGGTGGCCGTTGGCGCTGGCTGGAACCCTGCCGAAACAAGCGATAGTACGAAATCGGGGGCGGTGTTCTACCTCATTCGTCCGCAGGACCCAACCCAGCGCTGGGAATCTGTACGATTGCCGCATGAAGTTACCACACACCGAATGCGTTGGGCGAGAGTTGGTAAAGACAGTTACCAGCTTATTGTGGTGCCATTACACGGATTGGGAAACAAGAATGGGGAGGGGCGAGGTGTTCGAATTTGGGGTTATGAGTTTCCGAAAAATCCACGGGGTGCCTGGAAACGCCATTTGGTGGATTCGACCATGCACCTTACCCACAATTTCGAAATCTGGGAAGATGGTGATAATGGCTCGGCTACGGGACTGATTGTTGCCAGCAAAGAAGGGGGTAATATATTCCAGTGGCGAAAAAAGAAATGGCAACCGATGGACGAAGAATCGGCGAGTAATTCCCTGCCCTTGCTGACCAATGATGTAGCAGGTATTGGTGAAATCCGGCGATTGGACAATGGCAAACGCATTGCCACCATTCAGCCTATGCACGGAAATCTGCTACAGGTAGAAAGTGGATTTTATTCGCTTCGAAAACCCCGGAAACGATCTGATGACAAACAAATCGATGTGCTCAGCGACATGCTCAGTCAGGGGCATGCCTTGGTTTGCGGTGACTTCTTAGGAATAGGAAGCGATCAGATTGTAGCCGGTTGGCGTAATCCGAATGCCTACAAAAAAGTTGGCGTTCGGCTATTTAAACCGCAGGAAGTCAAGAACTGGAAAGGATATCCGCTCGACGATAGCGTGCGCATGGCTTGCGAAGACCTGCAGGCTGCCGACCTTGATAGCGACGGTGACCTGGACATCATAGCCTCGGGCCGGGCAACGCTTAATGTGTTGATTTACTGGAATCAACGAAAACCGTAATACGATTTTTGGTTTATCGTATTCGTTTAGTCGATGTGGTGTCGGTTACTTCTAACCGACAATTTAGGTTTCTCAAAACCTACAGTTTGCACCTACAGATTTTGAGAAACCTAAATTGTCAGATGTAAGCATCTGACAGCACGTTCAATGTTCCAGGTTGTGCAACATTGAACGTGAAACCTGAAACCTGTTTACGAGTTTCCCAACTGTCCGGCCAGCGATTGCAAGGCTGATGATACGGCTTCGAGCCGGGTTGCCATATCCCCTTCTGAACCCATAAACGTACTGAACTCGGCTGTTTGGGTAGCTAAGGTGTCGAGTAGCTGGATCAACTCGTTCGTATTAATTTCATCACTCTCCAACTGCGTTTTTACCTGCTCGAGAGTACTTGTGAGATCCTTTGCATTTTCGGCCTGACGGAGTTGAACCAGCCACTGGTCAATAACCCCCAGACCACTTTGCGGAGTTTCGGGCCCTCCTTCACTCTCCAGAACGTTCATCGTTGAGTCAAGGAGCTCAGAGGATTCTTCGTGAGTAAGCATATCATATCTGGTTAGTGAAATTCCGCAGCGCCGTTGATAACTGCTTAAGCTGACTTTCTGTTGTTGGGTCAACCGATGGTTCATGCGAGAGCGTCAGGGTATGACTGGCCATACTAAGCAGCCAGTGTCTAATTTTTTCGCCATCAGGCTGGCCTGTTTTGAGGTGATCGCGCAAGGCAGTTACTTCTGCCAGAATGCGTTCGGCACCCACATCGCCCGGTAGGGCATTTAACCAGCCTTCGAGTAGCAAAATGCCCTGTTCGGCCGAGAGTGTAGTTTGGCGTCCATCGCCGAGTGCGCCCAATGTATCGTTGAGCATCCGGTGCTCAAGTGTGGTTCCGGTTCCTTCCATGGTTTTATGTAGTGAATTGTCGTTTTGTTTTGTGGTCTGTTAGACGGCAAACTCAGCGCTACGTTATTATTTACTGCCGAAATCGCGTAGAATTTTTGATAAACTCTCTAACCCACCCGTCCAGGTGCCTTCCGAATTGGCGTCCTCGGCTACCGCCTGGGTTTTATCGGCCAGGCTCAGCAGCAGGTCTCGGATATACTGATCGTCGGGTGGAGTGGCCTGCAAAGCCGAGCGGAGTTCGCCAAGCTGGCCTTTAATCTGGTCGATATTAGGGTCGCCCTGTAACGCCTGAAGCCAGCTATCGAGCAACTTAATACCCTGTTCAGGCGAAATCTCGACTATATGTCCATGATGGCGAAACGCACTGAGTGTATTGGTGAGCGCCTGTTCTTCCAGATTATTTGATCCCATTGTCGCTAAATTTATCAGCCAGCTTGTTTGCTGTTCTTGAAATA
Coding sequences:
- a CDS encoding SDR family NAD(P)-dependent oxidoreductase; the protein is MKSVPKTILITGVSTGIGYGAAKHFLQRGYTVFGSVRTQTDADRLQAEFGEAFTPLRFDVTDADAVAKAAHYLTERLAGSGLGGLINNAGIAIGGPLQDQPMDVFRKHFDVNVIGLVQVTQAFLPLLGARENHPVLPGRILNISSVNGQVAIPFMGAYVGSKHAVEGLSHSLRRELSLLGIKVVIVGPGAVQTPIWGKGTDMSPYANTPYYPAMQRFLKQVAVSERKGFSIDYLGQRIVEIYETEKPRIRYALVPGKLMGWILPRLLPARVLDWVLERI
- a CDS encoding MBL fold metallo-hydrolase — translated: MLKPAFQKDETLLADMEAARSQPGALHSWWLGQSGFLLQYNGRQLLFDPYLSDSLSRKYADTDKPHVRLSELVIDPARLPRIDVVTSSHNHTDHLDAETLLPIRSTNPDIQFVIPEANRAFIADRLKIKLDWPIGLTDGQSVTVDGFVVHGVPAAHNELERDAEGRCKFMGFVVEVGPYRVYHSGDTLWYDGMVDILRPFNVDVAFLPINGNKPERRVAGNLNPDEAAKLGHEIGAKLVIPHHYDLFEFNTADPADFVHACEQYGTPYRVMQLGERVSIGR
- a CDS encoding VCBS repeat-containing protein, translating into MKNALFLCLLAVSPLLAQPDTTQQDALNFKIQVVDNQISIGYGMAIGDVDGDKQPDILLADQKEIVWYKNPNAKDGQWKRYVMAANLTPQDNVCIAARDLDGDGLVEVAVGAGWNPAETSDSTKSGAVFYLIRPQDPTQRWESVRLPHEVTTHRMRWARVGKDSYQLIVVPLHGLGNKNGEGRGVRIWGYEFPKNPRGAWKRHLVDSTMHLTHNFEIWEDGDNGSATGLIVASKEGGNIFQWRKKKWQPMDEESASNSLPLLTNDVAGIGEIRRLDNGKRIATIQPMHGNLLQVESGFYSLRKPRKRSDDKQIDVLSDMLSQGHALVCGDFLGIGSDQIVAGWRNPNAYKKVGVRLFKPQEVKNWKGYPLDDSVRMACEDLQAADLDSDGDLDIIASGRATLNVLIYWNQRKP